In Vibrio japonicus, the following are encoded in one genomic region:
- a CDS encoding PqiC family protein gives MKKWGLLILAALAGCSTTESSTQLYMLPKGDAVQTNVVQTAGAQPNQSLLVVRNIDVADYLNGSGLVYRTSETQVIQAKNNQWAENLSNQLSQRIVNDLRHKQTTYWPVKMTAAMDQTQQMKLQLSVQRFNGAYTGNAEIAGIWNLIDGQGKIVSSAPFNLNVPLKEEGYSALVEALDQGVDQLTTTIAQNL, from the coding sequence ATGAAAAAATGGGGACTATTGATTCTCGCAGCACTGGCTGGTTGCAGCACTACAGAATCAAGCACACAACTGTATATGCTACCTAAAGGCGACGCTGTTCAAACCAACGTTGTTCAAACTGCAGGCGCTCAGCCTAACCAATCGCTATTGGTGGTTAGAAACATCGACGTCGCTGACTATCTGAATGGCTCAGGCCTAGTGTACAGAACATCAGAAACTCAGGTTATTCAAGCGAAGAACAACCAATGGGCAGAAAATCTATCTAATCAACTTAGCCAGCGTATCGTTAATGATTTACGCCATAAGCAAACCACGTACTGGCCTGTAAAAATGACGGCAGCGATGGACCAAACCCAACAAATGAAACTGCAGCTTAGTGTGCAGCGTTTTAATGGGGCGTATACGGGAAACGCAGAAATCGCAGGTATATGGAACTTGATTGATGGGCAGGGAAAAATCGTCAGCAGTGCGCCATTTAATCTCAACGTTCCTCTGAAAGAAGAGGGGTATTCAGCGCTAGTCGAAGCATTGGATCAAGGTGTTGATCAATTAACAACGACGATTGCGCAGAACCTATAA